A DNA window from Solanum lycopersicum chromosome 3, SLM_r2.1 contains the following coding sequences:
- the LOC101261308 gene encoding triacylglycerol lipase 2, producing MQRLVDHTLAVTKESVKTLTYESLNNVVRLINGVSALLLTLLPGKSTILEGIHGWELRPTFRGPRLPQWMENGASSFNQFIHEHSFDSDSSSSSVDYSSEEEEQYTDETSCPPSPLSQSSRVSRARSLSRRNRHWIHWFRYIISWLLFPIKFMLGLPLFIYALSRGRRASRTSENFQSSHVQARKRLQTLRDQVIQSTTDRRRGVVEDLHLAIEITIEAVFEFFHKAAHCLLSPIDTLKKVVKWFSSDYSGRVDVPTVGSGVSVPVDTLSESDPTPREQKTGFHSLNTDARTCQDVITELGYPYEALRVVTDDGYILLLERIPRRDARKVVYLQHGIFDSSMGWVSNGVVGSPAFAAYDQGYDVFLGNFRGLVSREHVDKNISSRRYWKYSINEHGTQDIPAMIEKIHQTKVTELKNSQKVVEEESGNDQPYKLCAICHSLGGAAILMYILTRRIEVKPHRLSRLILLSPAGFHHDSNPVFTMMECLFLVLSPLLAPFVSAFYIPTRFFRMLFNKLARDFHNLPAVGGLVQTLISYLVGGDSSNWVGALGLPHYNMNDMPAVSFRVALHLAQIKNTRKFMMFDYGSAAANMKAYGSPHPLDLGEFYSLIDIPVDLVAGRKDKVIRPSMVRKHYKLMKDAGVEVSYNEFEYAHLDFTFSHHEELLAYVMSRLILVDASMKQQPGQKSLKNRRKEGQTSSSR from the exons GTCAGTTAAGACATTGACCTATGAGTCGCTGAATAATGTTGTGAGATTGATTAATGGAGTGTCAGCACTATTATTGACACTATTGCCGGGGAAATCTACTATTCTTGAAGGCATACATGGCTGGGAACTTCGTCCAACCTTTCGTGGACCTCGGCTTCCACAGTGGATGGAGAA TGGCGCCTCATCTTTTAACCAGTTCATCCATGAACATTCTTTTGATTCTGATTCCTCCTCCTCAAGTGTAGATTATTcatcagaagaagaagaacaatatACTGATGAAACCAGTTGTCCTCCATCTCCACTGTCACAAAGTTCTCGGGTTTCTAGAGCCCGCAGTCTTTCAAGGCGGAACAGGCATTGGATACATTGGTTCAGATACATCATCTCATGGCTCCTATTCcctattaaatttatgttgggCCTACCTTTGTTTATATATGCTTTGAGTAGGGGCCGTAGAGCCTCTCGGACATCTGAGAATTTTCAGTCTTCCCATGTACAAGCTAGGAAGAGATTACAGACACTTAGGGACCAAGTTATCCAGTCTACCACTGACAGAAGACGTGGCGTTGTCGAG GATCTCCATCTAGCAATTGAGATCACCATAGAGgctgtttttgaatttttccacAAGGCTGCACACTGTCTTCTTTCACCAATAGACACCTTGAAGAAAGTGGTGAAGTGGTTTTCTTCTGACTACAGTGGTCGTGTGGACGTTCCCACTGTCGGTTCAGGTGTCTCTGTTCCTGTGGACACCCTTTCAGAGAGTGATCCTACTCCAAGAGAACAGAAAACGGGCTTTCATTCCCTAAATACAGATGCTCGGACATGTCAAGATGTCATTACAGAGCTTGG ATACCCATATGAAGCTCTTCGTGTGGTTACTGATGATGGATATATTCTCCTTTTGGAGAGAATTCCAAG ACGTGATGCTCGAAAAGTTGTTTATCTACAACATGGGATTTTTGATTCATCCATGGG GTGGGTATCAAACGGAGTTGTTGGTTCCCCAGCATTTGCAGCCTATGATCAAG GGTATGATGTTTTCCTAGGAAATTTCCGGGGATTGGTGTCGAGAGAGCACGTTGACAAGAATATATCCTCACGTCG GTACTGGAAGTACTCCATAAATGAGCATGGGACACAGGATATACCTGCAATGATAGAGAAGATCCACCAAACAAAAGTTACTGAATTGAAAAATAGCCAAAAAGTTGTGGAGGAAGAGAGTGGCAATGATCAGCCTTACAAACTTTGTGCAATTTGTCATAGTTTGGGTGGAGCTGCTATTTTAATGTACATTCTAACACGTCGAATTGAGGTAAAGCCCCATAGGCTTTCCAGATTAATCTTATTATCACCGGCTGGGTTTCATCATGATTCCAATCCTGTATTCACCATGATGGAATGCTTATTCCTGGTATTGTCTCCTCTACTTGCCCCTTTTGTGTCAGCTTTCTATATTCCCACTCGGTTTTTCCGCATGTTGTTTAACAAGTTGGCCCGAGACTTCCATAACTTACCAGCAGTTGGAGGCCTTGTGCAAACTCTCATAAGTTATTTGGTTGGTGGAGACAGCTCCAATTGGGTTGGAGCCTTAGGGTTGCCACACTACAATATGAATGATATGCCAGCTGTTTCATTCCGTGTGGCCCTTCATTTGGCACAGATCAAGAACACTCGGAAGTTTATGATGTTTGACTATGGGAGTGCAGCTGCGAACATGAAAGCTTATGGTTCCCCTCATCCTTTAGATTTGGGGGAGTTCTATTCCCTTATTGATATTCCGGTTGATCTTGTTGCTGGGCGTAAGGACAAGGTCATCAGGCCGTCCATGGTAAGGAAGCATTATAAGCTGATGAAGGATGCAGGTGTGGAGGTGtcatataatgagtttgagtatGCTCATTTGGATTTTACATTTTCCCACCATGAAGAACTATTGGCCTATGTTATGTCTCGATTAATTTTAGTAGATGCTTCTATGAAGCAGCAACCTGGCCAGAAATCATTGAAGAACAGGAGAAAAGAGGGGCAAACCAGCAGCAGCCGTTAA